The Macaca nemestrina isolate mMacNem1 chromosome 15, mMacNem.hap1, whole genome shotgun sequence genome segment GCCTGAGGGCCTCAGAAGTCCATGTTGAGTCCATCAATAAAGGAAAGAAGGCGTTAGGGCGAGAGGAAGTGAGGTCGCGGGGAagtgaaagagaatgaaaaggaggAAATGGAGACGAGGGCGACTCagagaggaacagaaagacagagggagggagaacaGAGAAAGAGCGAAAAACGAAAGAGCGGAGGAAGCGACACGAGCCTTTCTTAATGAATGACTGCACACTTGTCGCCGCCTGCGCGCACCCTCGGGCTGGGCGGGCGCTGCGTCTCGGGGCGCAGTGCCAGGACCCTCCGGAGCGGCGGCGGGCCGGGCCTCGGGTCGTCTCCCGCAGGGCGACCGCAGGTGCCGGGTGCAGGGGGgtccccggccccgccccgctgGCCCCGCCCCTCCGGCGCCCCCTCCCCCGCCGGCCAGCGCGCGAGGCATTGTGGGAGTTGTGGTCTTCGCGGCCCCGCGGAGCGCAGCGCGGCGTCTGCACCGGCGGGGGCACCGGCGCGGCTTGGGCTCCGGCTGGTGCTCCGGCTCGGACTCCAGCGGCGTGGGCTGGGAAGCGGCCGGGCGGCGGCGCCGGGCAGGGGGCGTCCGCAGGTCCGCGCCCTCGGGCGGTGGCGTCTCCTGGGTCCCGACAGCCGCCCGCGCGCCCGGGCGCAGGTAAGCTTCGTCTGCTGGGGCTGCTGGGGCGGGAGGGCGGCGCGGCCGGGCCGACCCCGGGACGGGGGTTGGAGGCGGGAGCCGGGCAGCTGCAGGCCCGCGGCCCTCCCTTcccggcgccgccgccgccgccgcccccgccgaGGATGCTCCGGGACCCGGGCGCCCGCATCCTGGCCCGGCCGAGGCCAGCGCTCGTACGTGCTGAGTGCAGCCGCCTCGGAGCCGAGCATCACCCTCCCTAGacctcctgcttctcctcctccctgccccatcGTGGTCCCTTCCTCCATTTGCCTCCTTCCCTGTGACCCCTCTTTCCTCACctcctgtccccctcccccagacCTCAGCATCACCCGCTTCCCATATTTCACGTGGTGACCCTCCTCCCCTGTCCCACGAATTATCAGGCGCCATAAACCTCCTTCCACAATCTTGAGCTGATCGCCCACTTTTCCTGGCAACACTCACCTTTCCATCGTCCCATCCCCCTCCTCTCCTGAACTCCTGGTGGTCACCATCTGTGTTAACCCATCTTCATCCCTCCCCTCTTTCCCACTCTCCAGGGCAGGTGGGTGCTGAGAAGCTGTCCAAGAAAGGGAAGATCCCCAGGTCTGCACCGGGAAGGGCTGGCCCCAGGGCATATCTCTGGCCCCTGAGTGGAGAGGGTGACATGCATCACACACCTTGCCCAGGGCTCTGCTGCTCACTGGGGGGCTTCCAGGGTGACTTGGCCTCATCCTGAGGGTGAGCAGACACTCTTTGGCATTGGGTAGCCTGTGGGAATGGACATCTGAAGTAGGTTGACCAGGTCAGGTCTGAGACCGGCTCTCCCAGGTGTTCATAGTGTCAGAAGTTGTCTTGGATTGGACTTGCTCTCCGACTGGCCATGGATTTGAAGTCAATTCCCCAGAGCCAACTGAGCTGGAAGGTCTGGGGTTGCATATTATTAAAGTGCAGAGCTGCGGTGAGATGTCCCCATCCCTGATGAGGACAGAAATAACACAGATGACAGTGAACAAATGCGTGAAGGAAGCTGGAAGCTACTGTGGTCACTGGGCAAGGAGCTGTCAGGGGagtctctcccctccccactgggGAGATGGGGAGTTGTCACTGGGTAGCTGTGAGGATCAAACGTTTGAAGCAGTGCTTAATAAACTGCCAGTCACTCTACACATGTAAGTGTTTCTTTTATTGTCACAGTTCAGCTTTGAGCTTGTAAATCCACCTCTGGGTGCAGGGGCCTATAGGCATATTTTGACTAAAAGTGACTGACAGTTATGCAAAGTCCTCACTTGAGCTCTCAGTGCTATTTATGATCTCGGGAGGAGGGTCTGAAGCTGGGGTTCAGAATCTTTTACATTCTTTTGCTTACAGCTCGGCCTTGGGGAGGGCTCATGGCTGGGTGTGTACAGAAGGAGGCTTTCCTGAGAAGAGAGTAAGGGCTGGGGTGTCCAGTGGAGAGGTTTCTCCGTCATCCACCGTTTTCTGTGTCTGCATTTTGCTTGACTTAAGTGATTAGCAGGGCTGATGGGAACTCACACTTTACAGTTGCTTGTTAAATTGTCACCATCTCACTCTTAGAACATTTAAGATAAAAATCTCTCCTCCTGACAAACCCGGTTGAAAAGTTCCAGTTAGGGGTTTAGCTCAGTGGTGGGGGAAATCCTTTTAGTGAAAGTGCTTGGCGTCGCATAGATGATCGTTTCACACTGAATTTCAGGAGCTCCGGGGTTCTGTTTGGGAGGTGGCTTGCAAACAAAACATCTTTCATCTGGATTTTCTTTCGTTTTCCTAAAGAGGTAACAGCTGCCAGTTTATGGTCTAACAAGGAGAGAAACAGGGGGCTGAAGGGATTTCTTAACCTCTAGTGAGTCATAGCCTTTTCCTTGTCTCCTCAATCTGAGAAGAAATTGAGAACGtgtgggaaagaaaaaaacaacaacaatttagCTTCTAACCTCCCCACTCTTGTATTTTTCctagaaacataaaaaatttcCATGAATATTCAGCATGTGTGTTTTTGACTTACTAAACATTATAGTCAAGTGATTATTCAGCCGAAACTGGGAAGAAGCAAGTAGGCAGTTAATGAGCACCTAAGGCTTCCCTTTCATTTTTAGCTTAGCAAGTCTGGGGACAAAAAATCCACTTGACACATGGGGCAACAAGAGGATTTATCTTTAACTGTTGGAATTCTGAGTCTTGCGATAACTTTCTCCCATGCCCCACCTTTGGAATGCCGGCTACTCGTTATGGGATGCCACCCATCCTAGCCGTCGCCTGCATATATTGGGTGCTCATTATGACTTGATCGTTGTCCATCCGCCATCATTCATCTTCATCCAGTGAGATGAACAGGAACCCCATTTCgcggataaagaaactgaggcggccgggcatggtggctcatgcctgtaatcccagcactttgggaggccaaggtggacggatcacctgaggtcaggatttcaagaccagcctgaccaacatggagaaaccccatctctactaaaaatacaaaattagctaggtgtggtggtgcatgcctgtaatcccaactactcgggaggctgaagcaggagaatcgcttgaacctgggaggcagaggttgcggtgagccgagattgtgccattgcactccagcctgggcaataaaagtgaaactccgtcaaaaaaaaaaaaagaaagaaagaaaaactgaggcttaggagaAGTGATCTGCCCAAGGTTGGGATGAATCCTCAGCTGGGCCCATCTCTAATTTGGCTCCTCTCTGTTACAACGCTGCAAGAATTTTCAGGCCAAATTTAGTCCCCTGGGAAAAGGGAGGGGAcaacttttccattttttaagcTGCCTTCCCATATTTCTGAGAGAGAAGTGAGAGCGTAGAGTACAAAAGGAATATTCTACGTTGTGCTCCTTGAGTATCAGACTTGTAGAAGCAGAGACCTGGCTGTTCTCATTGTATCAGAAGAAGCAGGATGAACAAAAGGTTTTGGAGAATGCTGGGAAACACGGCTGGGGTTTTAGAGACTTAGGCAGCATGACATTCAGCCCCTCTTAGGTTATTAGGACCATGAGGGTTCCGGGCCCTGACCCTAACCCCCAGCTGGGTAAGTAGCAAAGCATTTCTGGCTGTTTTGGAGATGCTGTCGGctgtgggaaactgaggcagagaccTGGAAgggcttttattttcattctaccTCCCTCGTTTTCCTTTCATGACCCTGTGGGTGAGGCCAGTAGGTAGTCTCCAAGTGGGTAGACAAAAAACGCCCTTTGTCTGCCGCAGGCATGACCTCAGAGTGCCCACTTCCTCTTCCAACTTGGTATTAGCCCAACCTCTGTCAGAAGGGCAGCAGAATGAAATGAGGATGATGAAATGCTTGCAAAGAGAAAGCGAAATGGAGAATGTGCAGTTTTTAAGTCCCTTTGCCATTTTTAAGATGCTTTTGAATCCAGGATTCTTTGGAATTAAAGGTACAGCAATTACAGGAGTATACGCATTGATTAAATACCTATGATGAAATAGTGCAGCAAAATGGATAGACATGGGCCTTGAAGTCAGATGGTGTTTGAGTCCCCGCCCTGGCTGTGTAACTCTTATGAGTTACGttgcttctctgggcctcagttttctcatctgtaaaatggggataatagcacCCTCCTATGGAGAGCACAAAGCAGATGGGACCGCTGTAATTATAAGCAGTACTTGACGCAGATGAAATGCTACTGGCCTTTTGGGAAATGGGAGTGGCAGTAGAATGGGGAGGCAATACACACGATTGCAAAGTGTGACCCGCACTAACTGGGATCCTACAGAATGATCTAACACTTTACATTTCATTTGAGGACTTTTCCAGGTGTAAAAtttatgctgatttttttttttttccaatcccAGGTTTGGTTTTCCTAAACAAAGACTTTCACAGGGACCGACAGCACTTGATAATGTGACAAAAACCAGCCTCTTCCACCCCACTGCAGTGACTTTTGCCAGAAGTGGAGCAGTGGGCACGGCCGACCTTGTCGTTCATCAATGCCGCCCCTGGCAGGATCTGAGGATTGGTGGCAGCCatgcctcccccagccccagtcgCTCCTTCCCCCCCACTCTAACCTGCATGGTGTGGGCGCCCTTGGGAGCCCCGAGGACTGATTGTCTGACCTTGCTTCACATCCCCAGTAAGGACTGCCCCAAGATGTCGCTCGAGTGGCTGGTGGCCTGGAGCTGGTCGCTGGATGGCCTGAGGGACTGCATCGCCACCGGCATCCAGTCCGTGCGGGACTGCGACACCACTGCTGTCATCACTGTGGCCTGCCTCCTGGTCCTGTTCGTGTGGTACTGTTATCACGTGGGCAGGGAGCAGCCCCGGCCCTACGTCTCCGTCAACTCCCTCATGCAGGCCACCGATGCCAACGGGCTGCAGAATGGCTATGTGTACTGCCAGTCCCCCGAGTGCATGCGCTGCACCCACAACGAGGGCCTCAACCAGAAGCTGTACCACAACCTGCAGGAGTACGCCAAGCGCTACTCCTGGTCCGGCATGGGCCGCATCCACAAGGGCATCCGCGAGCAGGGCCGGTACCTCAACAGCCGGCCCTCCATCCAGAAGCCCGAGGTCTTCTTCCTACCCGACCTGCCCACCACGCCCTATTTCTCCCGGGATGCACAGAAACATGACGTGGAAGTGCTGGAACGGAACTTCCAGACCATCCTGTGCGAGTTTGAGACCCTCTACAAAGCTTTCTCAAACTGCAGCCTCCCGCAAGGATGGAAAATGAACAGCACCCCCAGCGGGGAGTGGTTCACCTTTTACTTGGTCAATCAGGGGGTTTGTGTTCCCAGGAACTGTAGGAAGTGTCCACGGACGTACCGCTTGCTCGGAAGCCTTCGGACCTGTATTGGGAACAATGTTTTTGGGAACGCGTGCATCTCTGTGCTGAGCCCTGGGACTGTGATAACGGAGCACTATGGACCCACCAACATCCGCATCCGATGCCATTTAGGTATGTTGCAGGGACGGGGGTCTCCCGGCATGCACATTTGCAAGCTCAGCCTCTCTCACTCATGGCAATCAAAACATCGCGAAAGCTCAAATGGTCAGAATTGTGCCTTTTCGCATTGTTCATTTTGAGCAAAAACTGATGAATTGCATGTAAACAATTTTGACAGCAGAGATTGAGTCAAAAAGAAATCTTGTGATTGGTGCAAACCTAATTTCTGACAGCAGCTCTGTGCaaagaactttctgcagtgacagaaatgttctccaTCTTCATTGTCCAAAATGGTAGCCACTAGACACATGTGACTAACTGAGTGCTTGAAATGTGGCTCCTGTAACTGAGgaactaaattttaatttaattagcaGTGACACATATGGCTAGTGACTACCGTATGGGGACAATATCGTTCTAGAGCCAAAGACTTGTTAAAATGATTACCGAGGTTCATAATGCTGTCCAGGAGGCTGTGAAAGATACTTAAGCCCCTTTGCAGTCATCAAGGATGAAATGGTCCTTAGTGCTAAGCTTCTTTTACTCTGATTCTGAGAAAATTGGTCGTGTGTAtactgtgtgtgtgactgtggtTTTGCAAACAAAGTCTGGAGTTAGATGGCCTTTGCATCTTGGCCCCACCACGAGCTGTGCTATtttaggcaagtcacttcacctctctgagcctcaatttcatCATTTGGGAAGTGGAGGTAAAAAGATCTGAGGATGAAATCAGATAACGTGTATTGtaaagtatgtatgtatgcacacagaGCCTAAAATAGAGCAAGTATTCAATAAAAGTAGGCTTAAAACAACTTGGTCATGGAGATATTAGTTCCACAGAATGCCTTATTCCTGGTGAGTGGCAATAAAAAGCTGGTCTGTGGGATGGTGGCATCACTGGTTAGCATCCCAGACTAGAGTGTGCAGAGAGCCTCAGCAGCGTCCAGCTTTAGAAAGTTCGCAACGCTGCCTCAgcttcagaagggaggaaggaagagcagcGGAGGAACCTGGTGCATGGGTTGGAGCAGGAGTTTCATAACCATATTCTGCAGAGGAGCCTCAGGGTTGCCTGGGAAGGAGCCGGAGCTGGAGGCCCCGAGCCCTCTTCACCCTTACCAGCTCTGCTTCTCCTGCTGTCTGTGTGGAGATTCTGAGTAAGATGTGGTTTGGATGGAGGATGTCActgcgttaaaaaaaaaaaagaaggaaagaaagaaatataactaGATTTGAGCAATTGACATGGTAGGAATTTCAAGAGTAAAGGGTGGACTGGGTGGAGGCTCTGGGGGAGTGGGCCTGAATTCCCGGTCAGCGGTCAGCCATGAGACTTCGAGCAGGAcactgagtctctctctgcctcagttcttcctctgtaaaatggggagatgttACTTACTTCACAGGATTGTTGAGAGGATTCAATGAGTGGCATCTTACATGGCCCCTTGgcagggtgcctggcacatgacagCATTTGATGAATGGGAGCTAGTAGCTGTTATCAAGGACTGTGTTGGACCGTGTGAAAAATGATCCCTAAGACATGGACCCTACCCCCAGGAAACAGTGGGAAAGGAACAGGCTCTGGAAGCAAACAGATCTGGAGTCAGGTCCTGGCCTCGCCCCGtttgctgagtgaccttgggcaggacTCTGAACTTCCTTCAgccttcattttcttctaaaacagaGATCACGATTCCCACTTGCGGGCTGTTTTGAGGAGTGGGAAGTAATATGCGTAAAATGTGTGGCAGGTAGAGGGCAGTGGACAGTAAACTAATCTAAGTGATGGGATGATAATCCAGGTGATGGTCACTAGCAAAACTGCCGTGCGAGGGGTGTCCTGGGGAGGTGGGTCTGATGCTGGAGGA includes the following:
- the LOC105495712 gene encoding aspartate beta-hydroxylase domain-containing protein 2; the protein is MVWAPLGAPRTDCLTLLHIPSKDCPKMSLEWLVAWSWSLDGLRDCIATGIQSVRDCDTTAVITVACLLVLFVWYCYHVGREQPRPYVSVNSLMQATDANGLQNGYVYCQSPECMRCTHNEGLNQKLYHNLQEYAKRYSWSGMGRIHKGIREQGRYLNSRPSIQKPEVFFLPDLPTTPYFSRDAQKHDVEVLERNFQTILCEFETLYKAFSNCSLPQGWKMNSTPSGEWFTFYLVNQGVCVPRNCRKCPRTYRLLGSLRTCIGNNVFGNACISVLSPGTVITEHYGPTNIRIRCHLGLKTPNGCELVVGGEPQCWAEGRCLLFDDSFLHAAFHEGSAEDGPRVVFMVDLWHPNVAAAERQALDFIFAPGR